One window of Paenibacillus sp. FSL K6-3182 genomic DNA carries:
- a CDS encoding SDR family oxidoreductase has protein sequence MSNFSLKNKRIVIIGGSSGIGLATAKQAIGQGAQVVIAGRSKERLDAAWQYLGHEHVEAYALDNKNELALQSFFEQIGHFDHLFTPGASYVRGPITSSAEVAHSCFNSKFWPQYNAVKYAAPFINSNGSIVLMSGAFGQRPLAGGASYAACNGAIESLCKALAVELAPIRVNVISPGTIHTNFNWEGAEQEVRDQSYDAYAKINLLGKIGQAEEAAHTTIYLMTNAYTTGSTLFPDGGYILR, from the coding sequence ATGTCTAATTTTTCATTAAAAAATAAACGTATCGTCATTATTGGAGGAAGCTCAGGTATTGGCTTAGCGACTGCAAAACAAGCGATAGGGCAAGGGGCTCAGGTTGTCATTGCCGGCCGGTCCAAAGAAAGATTGGATGCTGCATGGCAGTATTTAGGCCATGAGCATGTTGAAGCCTATGCATTAGATAACAAGAATGAACTGGCGCTTCAGTCTTTTTTCGAGCAGATCGGTCATTTCGACCATTTATTTACACCGGGCGCCTCCTACGTTCGAGGTCCAATTACATCAAGTGCTGAGGTTGCACACAGCTGCTTTAATTCAAAATTTTGGCCGCAGTACAATGCGGTGAAATACGCTGCTCCATTTATTAACTCGAATGGCTCAATCGTGCTCATGTCCGGTGCTTTTGGCCAACGGCCGCTTGCGGGCGGCGCTTCCTATGCTGCCTGCAACGGCGCTATCGAAAGTCTTTGCAAAGCGCTGGCGGTTGAACTTGCTCCTATACGTGTCAACGTCATATCTCCCGGCACCATCCATACGAATTTCAACTGGGAGGGTGCAGAGCAGGAAGTTAGAGACCAATCTTATGATGCCTATGCGAAAATTAATCTGTTAGGCAAAATCGGTCAAGCTGAAGAAGCAGCCCATACTACAATTTATTTAATGACTAATGCGTATACAACTGGAAGCACCCTTTTCCCTGATGGCGGATATATTTTGCGTTAA
- a CDS encoding DinB family protein: MNDSFNREWLTTKFEEIRKRMLKAIDQLDDDQLNWQPDSSSHSISMLINHIDGNIEERIVKGILHVDNKRSRDNEFKAEYVKKAALQTIIQDRLQLVIDTIQTISDEALGQTQTVRNRERTNLDMLHQCAAHYSEHMGQLFYIAKLCLKEEYTSTSVVRSKSYE; encoded by the coding sequence ATGAACGACAGTTTTAATCGGGAGTGGTTAACCACTAAATTTGAAGAAATCCGAAAAAGAATGCTGAAGGCGATCGATCAGCTCGATGATGACCAGTTGAATTGGCAGCCTGATTCATCAAGTCACAGCATATCGATGTTGATCAATCACATAGATGGCAATATTGAAGAGAGAATCGTGAAAGGTATTTTACATGTAGATAATAAGAGAAGCCGTGACAATGAGTTTAAAGCTGAATATGTAAAGAAGGCAGCCTTGCAAACGATCATTCAGGATAGGCTGCAGCTGGTCATCGATACGATTCAGACGATTTCGGATGAAGCATTGGGACAAACCCAAACGGTGAGGAACCGGGAAAGAACGAACTTGGATATGCTGCATCAATGTGCTGCCCATTATTCTGAACATATGGGACAACTATTCTATATTGCAAAACTATGTTTGAAAGAGGAATACACATCCACTTCAGTGGTTCGCTCAAAGTCATACGAATAG
- a CDS encoding DUF92 domain-containing protein encodes MVGWIDEWWLRLIIGLVGSCFIAAAAYHVKSLSASGACSAIIMGTGFVTLGEPVWFGLLIGFFVSSSVWSKWKRKHRAKEAAEAKYAKTGRRDAGQVWANGGVGLLLCAAHAIWPDDGWLFAYIGVMAAVNADTWATEIGALSKTAPRSVTSGKPVTPGTSGGVTPLGSAAALAGAVFIGAVAALLLAAPQPAEAAAGTLGGAAAVYIAAAAAAGLAGAFADSLLGATGQAMYRCRVCGSEIERAAHCGSAAEQVRGFAWLNNDRVNLLSSLLAGVLAWGIGQVFL; translated from the coding sequence ATGGTAGGATGGATAGATGAATGGTGGTTGCGTCTGATTATCGGCTTAGTGGGCAGCTGCTTTATTGCAGCAGCAGCCTATCATGTGAAATCATTGTCCGCTTCAGGCGCGTGCTCGGCGATCATAATGGGAACCGGCTTCGTAACACTAGGTGAACCGGTCTGGTTTGGATTATTGATCGGTTTTTTTGTTTCATCGAGTGTATGGTCGAAGTGGAAGAGAAAACATAGAGCGAAGGAAGCTGCTGAAGCCAAATATGCAAAGACTGGCCGCCGTGATGCAGGGCAAGTATGGGCAAATGGCGGCGTAGGACTCCTATTGTGCGCCGCTCATGCAATATGGCCTGATGATGGGTGGCTATTCGCGTACATCGGCGTGATGGCTGCTGTAAACGCGGATACATGGGCCACGGAGATCGGGGCCTTAAGTAAGACGGCGCCGCGATCGGTGACGAGCGGCAAGCCGGTCACGCCTGGAACGAGCGGCGGCGTCACGCCGCTCGGCAGCGCAGCAGCGCTCGCAGGCGCCGTGTTCATCGGCGCCGTTGCCGCGCTGCTGCTTGCGGCCCCGCAGCCAGCAGAGGCTGCTGCGGGTACCCTTGGCGGCGCGGCGGCGGTATACATCGCCGCCGCAGCCGCCGCTGGCCTGGCCGGGGCGTTCGCCGACTCTTTGCTCGGCGCAACCGGCCAGGCCATGTATCGCTGCCGGGTATGCGGCAGCGAGATCGAACGCGCCGCGCATTGCGGCAGCGCGGCGGAGCAAGTACGCGGCTTCGCCTGGCTGAACAACGACAGAGTGAACCTTCTGTCGTCGTTGCTTGCAGGCGTGCTAGCATGGGGGATCGGTCAAGTTTTTCTGTGA
- a CDS encoding glycerophosphodiester phosphodiesterase family protein: protein MKNPCVAHRGWSSRAPENTMAAIRLALADPLIEWIEIDVHLSKDHVPMVIHDYTLRRTTDGKGDVKKKTADELAELDAGNWFSQKYQGEHIPTLAQVLKESVGHCKLNIELKTDGIRYPLIEQKVLECIQAYKAESEVVITSFHEGTLYRMKRLCSQIRTGIIIDGWRNSLPKELKELGADFLSISYSKLNKERVELLKNAGIQIMAWTINEKRAIRKIAALDPELLICTNYPERWHELRAESMELEVVNRKK from the coding sequence ATGAAAAATCCGTGCGTAGCGCACCGAGGCTGGTCTAGCCGCGCGCCGGAAAATACGATGGCAGCTATACGATTGGCGCTTGCTGATCCACTAATTGAATGGATTGAAATTGATGTTCATCTTTCAAAGGATCATGTACCGATGGTGATTCATGATTATACGCTGCGCAGAACGACAGATGGAAAAGGCGATGTGAAAAAAAAGACGGCTGACGAGCTTGCTGAACTGGATGCAGGAAATTGGTTTTCACAAAAGTATCAAGGCGAGCATATTCCGACGCTTGCTCAGGTGCTTAAAGAATCGGTCGGACACTGCAAGCTTAACATCGAGCTGAAGACGGATGGCATCCGTTATCCGTTGATCGAGCAGAAGGTGCTTGAATGTATTCAAGCATATAAAGCGGAAAGTGAAGTGGTCATCACGTCCTTTCATGAAGGGACATTATACCGAATGAAGCGCCTATGCAGCCAAATCCGTACTGGTATTATTATAGACGGCTGGCGGAATTCGCTGCCTAAGGAGCTAAAAGAGCTTGGAGCAGATTTTTTATCAATCAGCTATTCCAAGCTAAACAAGGAACGCGTCGAGCTATTGAAAAATGCAGGCATTCAAATTATGGCCTGGACGATCAATGAGAAACGTGCGATCCGTAAAATTGCTGCACTTGATCCGGAATTATTAATATGTACAAATTACCCGGAACGCTGGCATGAGCTGCGGGCTGAAAGCATGGAATTAGAAGTAGTGAATAGAAAAAAATGA